A stretch of Cyanobacterium sp. HL-69 DNA encodes these proteins:
- the sucD gene encoding succinyl-CoA synthetase alpha subunit SucD — translation MVWNFEPKILLQGINEPEALSYVKATQWKNTNQLVGVPSDYIGDSYHDIPLFDLVSEAVEHLGGINTSIIFNHPFLVLDAALEAIDAGIKQIIINAGGIPPLDLFKLKQKAQQKQVQLLGTNGAGILITDKASYGVLNPQLYFPGNIGIINYGDSKISFELALLYQENNQGVSTVINLGNCTFQEVDWEMLLAIFHDDQDTEKIIININNILSINYEKLAHSILNYQEKPVFLYNLDSHDLNAIMSGPQPRIITDQIPLHLNQVQSPQEIINYWQELGLKVISNPLDIFS, via the coding sequence CCGAAGCCTTATCCTACGTCAAAGCCACCCAGTGGAAAAATACTAATCAGTTAGTGGGAGTGCCATCAGACTATATTGGCGATTCATACCATGATATACCCCTATTTGACCTTGTCAGCGAAGCTGTAGAGCATCTTGGGGGTATCAACACCAGTATTATTTTCAATCATCCCTTCCTTGTGTTAGATGCCGCCCTCGAAGCCATAGACGCTGGTATCAAGCAAATTATTATCAACGCTGGAGGAATTCCTCCCCTTGACTTATTCAAGTTAAAACAAAAAGCCCAACAAAAACAAGTACAACTTTTAGGCACTAATGGGGCAGGAATATTAATAACCGATAAAGCCAGTTATGGAGTCCTCAATCCTCAACTATATTTCCCTGGCAACATTGGAATTATTAACTATGGAGATAGTAAAATAAGTTTTGAATTAGCTTTGCTATACCAAGAAAATAATCAAGGAGTATCTACAGTAATAAACTTAGGAAACTGCACTTTTCAAGAGGTTGATTGGGAGATGTTACTTGCAATCTTTCATGATGATCAAGATACCGAGAAAATTATTATCAATATCAATAATATCCTTTCTATCAATTACGAAAAACTCGCCCATAGTATTCTGAATTATCAAGAAAAACCTGTTTTTCTATATAACCTAGATTCTCATGATCTTAATGCTATTATGAGCGGACCTCAACCGAGAATTATTACTGATCAAATCCCTTTACATCTTAATCAGGTTCAATCACCCCAAGAAATTATTAATTATTGGCAGGAATTGGGTTTAAAAGTTATTTCTAACCCCCTCGATATTTTTTCATAA
- a CDS encoding Alkaline phosphatase, with the protein MLERIDFGARVAEFDRIVSSFGANNGMVEGLGDSFDDEGFSEFVNNNSIILNEMNNGETALEPITLVVDVFEDQNDGNASNGLSLRDAIIIAHRDPARQYIIQLAAGTYNLTIEGREDFRFQEQVGTPAETEGVEGDDGQEEEQEETVDEGENGGGDNGGENQDDTDNGDNGNGEEEAAPDSVLGLFDNTVLRTGDLDINTRVTIVGEDPSNTIIDASALGDRIFDIKEGGNLILENVTLQGGLTQGTFAEGGPIEQSLDPDSFLGGAIRVLQNGELTVNNSILQENTAGWDGESSPANVNGGAIANLLGTVQINNSIIRNNQSEVNGGGIFNNGAMTINNSAIIGNDANVRTFYVDQVEGGGGIWHSGGSLTILNTTIAQNRALLAGFKAVNPTNPNNDAFAGGGGILIDLVNEGGPGEVIIVNSTIVDNDAELGSGILSNGDLEGILIRNSIVARNTGSPDIEGFFSVNSSSNLVGNGNGLIVNGVNGNIAGGINNPVDPLLGTFDGAGFYPLLEGSPAINTGNNTSIEQVSIFEEILRDQRGLTRIVNGNVDIGSFEFGADNVEPENIAPSLETANTIVPVNTNNGIGQAFFSFFI; encoded by the coding sequence ATGTTAGAGCGTATTGATTTTGGTGCGAGGGTAGCTGAATTTGATCGTATCGTCAGTTCTTTTGGGGCGAATAACGGTATGGTGGAGGGCTTAGGTGATTCCTTTGATGATGAGGGATTTAGTGAGTTTGTAAATAATAATTCCATTATTCTTAATGAGATGAATAATGGGGAGACGGCATTAGAACCCATTACCCTAGTGGTAGATGTATTTGAAGATCAAAATGATGGTAATGCCAGTAATGGCTTGTCTTTGCGAGATGCAATCATTATTGCCCATAGAGATCCTGCTAGACAATATATCATTCAACTGGCAGCAGGAACTTATAATTTGACCATTGAGGGTAGAGAAGATTTTCGTTTCCAAGAGCAAGTTGGTACTCCCGCAGAGACAGAAGGAGTAGAAGGAGATGACGGGCAGGAGGAAGAACAAGAAGAAACTGTCGATGAGGGAGAAAATGGCGGCGGTGATAATGGTGGAGAAAATCAGGATGATACTGATAATGGTGATAATGGTAATGGTGAGGAGGAAGCAGCCCCTGATAGTGTTTTAGGATTATTTGATAATACAGTCCTCAGAACTGGTGATTTAGATATTAATACCCGTGTAACCATTGTGGGGGAAGATCCTAGTAATACAATTATTGATGCTAGTGCTTTGGGCGATCGCATTTTTGACATCAAAGAAGGGGGTAATCTGATCTTAGAGAACGTCACCCTTCAAGGGGGTTTAACCCAAGGAACTTTTGCGGAGGGAGGCCCCATTGAACAAAGTTTAGATCCTGATTCTTTCCTTGGTGGAGCGATTCGGGTTTTGCAAAATGGCGAACTGACCGTTAATAATAGCATTCTCCAAGAAAATACCGCTGGTTGGGATGGTGAATCTTCCCCTGCAAATGTGAACGGCGGTGCGATCGCCAATCTCCTCGGCACAGTACAAATTAACAACTCCATCATCAGAAATAACCAATCAGAAGTTAATGGAGGAGGTATTTTTAATAATGGGGCGATGACCATTAATAATAGTGCCATTATTGGTAACGATGCCAATGTTAGAACCTTTTACGTTGACCAAGTAGAAGGGGGTGGTGGCATCTGGCACAGCGGAGGAAGCCTTACAATTCTCAATACTACCATTGCCCAAAACAGAGCCTTACTCGCAGGTTTCAAAGCCGTAAATCCGACTAATCCTAACAATGATGCTTTTGCTGGGGGCGGTGGAATCTTAATTGATCTAGTAAATGAAGGTGGCCCGGGAGAAGTAATAATAGTCAATTCTACCATCGTTGATAATGATGCCGAATTAGGTTCTGGTATTTTGTCTAACGGTGACTTAGAGGGGATTCTAATCAGAAATAGTATTGTTGCCAGAAATACAGGCAGTCCCGATATTGAAGGATTCTTCAGCGTAAATAGTAGCTCTAACCTTGTGGGCAACGGTAACGGCTTAATTGTTAATGGAGTTAATGGCAACATCGCAGGGGGTATCAATAATCCTGTTGATCCTCTTTTGGGTACTTTTGATGGAGCAGGTTTTTACCCTTTATTGGAAGGTAGTCCAGCTATTAATACAGGAAATAACACTTCCATTGAGCAAGTGTCCATCTTTGAAGAAATATTAAGGGATCAAAGAGGATTAACCCGTATTGTTAATGGTAATGTGGACATTGGTAGTTTTGAGTTTGGGGCAGATAATGTTGAACCAGAAAATATTGCTCCTTCCCTAGAAACTGCTAATACTATCGTTCCTGTTAATACGAATAATGGTATTGGTCAGGCATTTTTCTCTTTCTTTATTTAA